A window of the Sabethes cyaneus chromosome 1, idSabCyanKW18_F2, whole genome shotgun sequence genome harbors these coding sequences:
- the LOC128746420 gene encoding uncharacterized protein LOC128746420, whose translation MQFEQEYPEAVHAIVHQYYVDDMLISAETVENAIQLATDVKRIHESGRFEIRNWVSSSSPVGTALDGEETEEKNLSIGEADTTEKVLGMWWNTAADCFTYKLSSRHETDLLSGRKRPTKREVLRPISHFLMFLRSLLQEI comes from the coding sequence ATGCAATTTGAGCAGGAGTATCCAGAAGCCGTCCATGCCATTGTTCATCAGTATTACGTGGACGACATGCTGATCAGTGCTGAGACAGTGGAGAATGCAATCCAGCTGGCGACGGATGTGAAGAGAATCCACGAATCTGGTCGGTTTGAAATACGAAATTGGGTGTCCAGCTCATCGCCGGTAGGTACTGCGCTAGACGGAGAAGAAACCGAGGAGAAAAACCTGAGCATTGGAGAAGCAGATACCACTGAAAAAGTGCTCGGAATGTGGTGGAATACTGCAGCGGACTGCTTTACATACAAGCTGTCTTCCCGCCATGAAACTGACCTGCTGTCTGGGCGTAAACGGCCTACAAAGCGCGAAGTGCTGAGGCCGATCAGTCACTTCCTGATGTTTCTCCGAAGCCTACTGCAGGAGATCTAG